Proteins encoded within one genomic window of Triticum aestivum cultivar Chinese Spring chromosome 2D, IWGSC CS RefSeq v2.1, whole genome shotgun sequence:
- the LOC123050327 gene encoding uncharacterized protein yields MGRPKKKPEYLKEKADKAKEAAKALAREKVAHLVQSSCEDIPVFPYGYNAEKRPPDWVTAPAGLNREKFIEDYLSKDYLPANATQQQFENLYGQLHQYHLSISPHSLESNKKCNIRPEIVVGGKLIPEEKHDGTPVTSYLDKNMKNTYHIIRVWDARKKGRFLEFLRQNCSGYVLAWRVYALLVLFKSAKWCYFSDEPAIVVDLGHIWTFVMSRQHSTYSVVYVQNFCCLNPLDILSFMCHILNELIVRYHT; encoded by the exons atgggccggcccaaaaagAAACCTGAG TATCTCAAAGAAAAAGCAGACAAGGCAAAGGAAGCTGCGAAGGCTTTGGCTAGGGAAAAAGTGGCGCACTTGGTGCAGTCATCATGTGAA GACATACCCGTGTTTCCTTATGGATACAATGCAGAAAAGAGACCTCCTGATTGGGTGACTGCTCCAGCTGGATTGAATCGAGAAAAGTTTATTGAAGATTATCTTTCAAAGGACTATCTGCCAGCAAATGCAACTCAACAACAGTTTGAGAATCTTTACGGTCAACTTCATCAGTATCATCTATCTATTTCTCCTCACTCATTGGAGAGCAACAAGAAGTGCAATATTAGGCCAGAGATTGTGGTTGGTGGGAAGCTTATCCCTGAGGAGAAGCATGATGGAACTCCAGTAACTTCCTATCTTGATAAAAATATGAAA AATACATATCATATAATACGTGTGTGGGATGCTAGGAAGAAAGGACGTTTCTTGGAGTTTCTCCGACAGAACTGTTCTGGTTACGTTTTGGCTTGGAGAGTGTATGCGCTTCTAGTTTTGTTCAAATCTGCAAAATGGTGCTACTTCTCGGATGAACCAGCTATTGTGGTAGATTTGGGACATATTTGGACATTTGTGATGTCTAGACAACATTCAACATATTCAGTTGTGTACGTCCAGAATTTTTGTTGTTTGAATCCTTTGGATATACTTTCTTTCATGTGCCATATTCTTAATGAATTGATAGTTAGATACCACACCTAA
- the LOC123050328 gene encoding uncharacterized protein, translating into MGRPKKKPEYLKEKADKAKEAAKALAREKVAHLVQSSCEDIPVFPYGYNAEKRPPDWVTAPAGLNREKFIEDYLSKDYLPANATQQQFENLYGQLHQYHLSISPHSLESNKKCNIRPEIVVGGKLIPEEKHDGTPVTSYLDKNMKNTYHIIRVWDARKKGRFLEFLRQNCSGYVLAWRVYALLVLFKSAKWCYFSDEPAIVVDLGHIWTFVMSRQHSTYSVVEHTKFGSDSMEAGVDVLDAVYQNAITMDEDTMEPDEESVAAVHFFLLLLGEAPRSEVFKTIIFSTITTKKVKQCQSTGLVYDSLAKNWNKLCKCVCHLRLMVIEALMEANLRVERPNVIKPAEPHHTLVDLFKEMTIHKRKAQYKCSSIAMDDKLRQVYGLLKERGADGKYVYSESAYKNIMKCLSLIRYSSVVIGLMVREKPYTYPMFLIDTNDTSVKYVADELLFWDKYKSFEKDHKAAFESKDRVECECQYSLVMRFLPDTTPFLRRWGYSASLSIEEINLWCDTFKSKTPSMGEVPAGKFVIREWRKVNLELETKLKALIVFIGENYLGD; encoded by the exons atgggccggcccaaaaagAAACCTGAG TATCTCAAAGAAAAAGCAGACAAGGCAAAGGAAGCTGCGAAGGCTTTGGCTAGGGAAAAAGTGGCGCACTTGGTGCAGTCATCATGTGAA GACATACCCGTGTTTCCTTATGGATACAATGCAGAAAAGAGACCTCCTGATTGGGTGACTGCTCCAGCTGGATTGAATCGAGAAAAGTTTATTGAAGATTATCTTTCAAAGGACTATCTGCCAGCAAATGCAACTCAACAACAGTTTGAGAATCTTTACGGTCAACTTCATCAGTATCATCTATCTATTTCTCCTCACTCATTGGAGAGCAACAAGAAGTGCAATATTAGGCCAGAGATTGTGGTTGGTGGGAAGCTTATCCCTGAGGAGAAGCATGATGGAACTCCAGTAACTTCCTATCTTGATAAAAATATGAAA AATACATATCATATAATACGTGTGTGGGATGCTAGGAAGAAAGGACGTTTCTTGGAGTTTCTCCGACAGAACTGTTCTGGTTACGTTTTGGCTTGGAGAGTGTATGCGCTTCTAGTTTTGTTCAAATCTGCAAAATGGTGCTACTTCTCGGATGAACCAGCTATTGTGGTAGATTTGGGACATATTTGGACATTTGTGATGTCTAGACAACATTCAACATATTCAGTTGT GGAACATACAAAATTTGGAAGTGATTCAATGGAGGCGGGGGTTGATGTTCTCGATGCTGTTTATCAGAATGCTATTACCATGGATGAGGATACCATGGAACCGGATGAAGAATCTGTGGCAGCCGTCCACTTCTTTCTTTTACTCTTGGGTGAAGCGCCGCGGTCTGAAGTTTTCAAGACAATCATCTTTAGCACCATCACAACAAAGAAAGTTAAGCAATGTCAATCAACCGGTCTTGTCTATGACTCGCTTGCTAAAAATTGGAATAAGTTGTGCAAATGTGTGTGCCATCTACGGCTGATGGTAATAGAGGCTCTCATGGAAGCAAACTTAAGGGTTGAGAGACCAAATGTCATCAAACCGGCTGAACCTCATCACACTTTGGTTGATTTGTTTAAAGAAATGACAATACACAAACGAAAGGCCCAGTACAAGTGTAGCTCAATTGCAATGGATGACAAACTCCGGCAAGTATATGGATTATTGAAGGAAAGAGGTGCTGATGGCAAGTATGTTTACAGCGAAAGTGCCTACAAAAACATCATGAAGTGCTTGTCTTTGATACGGTACTCATCTGTGGTGATTGGGCTTATGGTCAGAGAGAAGCCATATACTTATCCCATGTTCCTTATTGACACTAATGACACGTCTGTGAAGTATGTtgctgatgaactcttgttttgggaTAAGTATAAATCTTTCGAAAAAGATCACAAGGCAGCTTTTGAGTCAAAAGATCGTGTTGAATGTGAG TGCCAATATTCACTTGTTATGAGATTTCTTCCTGATACAACTCCGTTTCTACGGCGGTGGGGTTATTCAGCATCGTTAAGCATTGAAGAAATTAACTTGTGGTGTGACACGTTTAAATCGAAGACTCCCAG CATGGGTGAAGTACCAGCCGGAAAGTTTGTTATTCGTGAGTGGAGGAAGGTGAATTTAGAACTGGAAACCAAGTTAAAGGCTCTGATTGTCTTCATTGGAGAAAATTATCTGGGTGACTGA